Proteins from a genomic interval of Hydrogenophaga sp. PAMC20947:
- a CDS encoding DUF4136 domain-containing protein — protein sequence MSETQRPPRFRHRYLPVLALGIGLTGCAGVYRVDNRVESFARWSETASPSEPGAPAAIPGPPQTYRFERLPSQATGPATNAQAELESFVQTALAPLGWTPAAETANAPWTVQVSADHQRLPRAPWEDPWEGGRFGWSTRVNIGVGSGQIMWSPWLLRPDMPYHLRRVSLVIRDARQGQVVFETSAAHDGRWNSTPALWNAMISAALKDFPAPPTGVRDIPIDVPR from the coding sequence ATGTCAGAAACCCAAAGACCGCCACGCTTCCGCCACCGTTATCTGCCCGTCCTGGCGCTGGGCATAGGGCTCACCGGCTGCGCCGGGGTGTACCGGGTGGACAACCGGGTGGAGAGCTTTGCGCGCTGGTCCGAGACAGCCAGCCCTTCGGAACCCGGCGCTCCTGCAGCGATCCCTGGACCTCCACAGACCTACCGCTTCGAGCGCCTTCCATCACAGGCCACTGGCCCAGCAACGAACGCGCAAGCCGAGCTGGAATCGTTTGTCCAGACGGCGCTGGCACCCCTGGGATGGACGCCCGCTGCAGAAACGGCGAATGCGCCCTGGACCGTGCAGGTCAGCGCCGACCACCAGCGCTTGCCGCGCGCGCCCTGGGAAGACCCCTGGGAAGGTGGGCGCTTTGGCTGGTCAACCCGCGTCAACATCGGTGTGGGCAGCGGTCAGATCATGTGGAGCCCCTGGCTGCTGCGCCCGGACATGCCCTACCACCTGCGCCGCGTCAGTCTGGTCATCCGGGATGCCCGGCAAGGCCAGGTGGTCTTTGAGACCAGCGCGGCGCACGATGGCCGCTGGAACAGTACGCCTGCACTGTGGAACGCCATGATCAGCGCCGCACTGAAAGACTTCCCGGCACCACCCACTGGCGTACGGGACATACCGATCGACGTACCGCGCTGA
- a CDS encoding PAS domain-containing sensor histidine kinase — MNEGDFASLFNFLPIGAFRSTAAGRMVRANPALVAINGYASEAQMLDVVNAVNADWYVQPTRRNEFLEALRRDGFVRGFISEIRRHGDGVHLWISENTHEVRDEQGIVAYFEGTVEDITERVQAQQALERSEEQLRLITSQIPGMVYVLHLSPDGQRTYRYVSPGIRGIYGLAPEDLLLDPQLLARHRHPDDVHLLEADLRDIAASQATLGGEFRIVLHGGDVKWVLRRSTAVSSDAQGQLRVGVLLDITARKQAEAALSESEALWKLALEGTGDGVWDWNLETDEEYISERIKTMFGYGATEVMASAADIDGLTHRDDIPRMRLDRQAHLEGRTPVYRNEHRMRCKDGSWKWVLSRGMVIQRDEDGKPLRMVGTHTDITDLKRAETQQRALESQLREAQKLEAIGTLAGGVAHDFNNLLAVILGNLTLAREDVGKDHVALESLEEIGRASVRARHLVQQILAFSRRQAQELKHLPLRPLVEETLKSMRSLLPAGVQQATDFADSALPVLADAAQMQQVLMNLCTNAWQAMEGSTGSITVGLHAVAVGTEQAHRLGGIPLGDYACLTVTDTGPGMDLATQQRIFEPFFTTKAPGSGTGLGLAVVHGIVKAHRGGIAVRSELGVGTRFDVFLPLSSAAPVDEVGVDRGPPVVPAPMTPNGRHVVYIDDYEAMVFLVGRLLRKAGYQVSTFTSGEDALAWIRSEAGALDLVVTDQNMPGMSGVEVAAELQRMRPGLRTVLISGHVNDQLLAEAAAVGVLDVMPKQDSMAALGESIRQMLDAVVIGGAGRDTGSPSK; from the coding sequence GTGAACGAAGGCGATTTCGCCTCGTTGTTCAATTTCCTGCCGATCGGCGCTTTTCGCAGCACGGCGGCGGGGCGGATGGTGCGCGCCAACCCGGCACTGGTGGCGATCAACGGTTACGCCAGCGAAGCCCAGATGCTCGATGTGGTCAATGCGGTCAATGCCGACTGGTATGTGCAGCCGACTCGGCGCAACGAATTTTTAGAAGCATTGCGGCGCGATGGTTTTGTGCGGGGGTTTATTTCCGAGATCCGGCGCCACGGCGACGGCGTCCACCTCTGGATCAGCGAGAACACGCATGAGGTTCGCGATGAGCAGGGCATCGTGGCGTATTTTGAGGGCACGGTCGAAGACATCACCGAGCGCGTGCAGGCCCAGCAGGCTCTGGAACGCAGCGAAGAACAGCTGAGGCTGATCACGAGCCAGATTCCGGGCATGGTGTACGTGTTGCACCTGTCCCCGGACGGCCAGCGCACCTACCGGTATGTGAGTCCTGGCATCCGAGGCATTTATGGGTTGGCGCCAGAAGACTTGTTGCTTGATCCCCAGCTGTTGGCCCGCCATCGGCACCCCGACGATGTCCACCTGCTGGAGGCCGACCTTCGCGACATTGCGGCGTCTCAGGCGACACTGGGCGGTGAATTCCGGATCGTTTTGCACGGAGGCGATGTCAAATGGGTCTTGCGCCGTTCGACTGCGGTGTCGTCCGATGCCCAGGGACAATTGCGTGTGGGGGTTTTGCTCGATATCACCGCTCGCAAACAGGCTGAGGCGGCGTTGTCCGAGAGTGAGGCTTTGTGGAAGCTGGCGCTTGAGGGCACCGGCGATGGTGTCTGGGACTGGAATCTGGAGACCGATGAGGAATACATCTCCGAACGCATCAAGACCATGTTTGGTTATGGCGCGACCGAGGTCATGGCCTCTGCGGCGGATATAGACGGACTGACCCATCGTGACGATATTCCGAGAATGCGGCTTGATCGACAGGCCCATTTGGAAGGCCGGACACCGGTCTACCGCAACGAGCACCGCATGCGCTGCAAAGATGGCAGCTGGAAGTGGGTGTTGTCGCGTGGCATGGTCATCCAGCGCGATGAAGACGGCAAGCCGCTGCGCATGGTGGGCACCCACACCGACATCACCGATCTCAAGCGCGCCGAAACCCAGCAGCGGGCGCTGGAATCCCAGTTGCGCGAGGCCCAGAAACTGGAGGCGATCGGTACGCTGGCGGGTGGCGTGGCCCACGACTTCAACAACCTGCTGGCGGTGATTCTGGGCAACCTGACGCTGGCCCGCGAAGACGTGGGCAAAGACCATGTGGCTCTGGAGAGCCTCGAAGAAATCGGACGCGCTTCGGTGCGGGCTCGGCATCTGGTCCAGCAGATTCTGGCGTTCAGCCGTCGACAGGCCCAGGAGCTCAAACACCTGCCTTTGCGCCCGCTGGTGGAAGAGACGCTCAAATCGATGCGTTCTTTGCTCCCTGCAGGCGTGCAGCAGGCCACGGATTTCGCTGACTCGGCCTTGCCGGTGCTGGCGGATGCCGCGCAGATGCAGCAGGTGTTGATGAACCTGTGCACCAACGCCTGGCAGGCCATGGAGGGCAGCACCGGCAGCATCACCGTGGGCTTGCACGCTGTTGCGGTCGGCACCGAGCAAGCCCACCGCCTGGGCGGTATTCCCTTGGGTGATTACGCCTGCCTGACCGTGACAGACACAGGGCCGGGCATGGATCTGGCCACCCAGCAGCGCATTTTTGAACCCTTTTTCACCACCAAAGCACCGGGCTCCGGTACCGGTCTGGGGCTGGCGGTGGTGCATGGCATCGTGAAGGCCCACCGAGGGGGCATCGCGGTCCGCAGTGAGCTGGGGGTGGGCACGCGGTTTGATGTGTTTCTGCCGTTGTCGTCTGCGGCACCCGTCGACGAAGTCGGTGTGGATAGGGGCCCGCCAGTTGTGCCAGCGCCCATGACACCCAACGGGCGGCATGTGGTCTACATTGACGACTACGAAGCCATGGTGTTTCTGGTGGGGCGCTTGCTGCGCAAGGCCGGGTATCAGGTCAGCACGTTCACCTCAGGGGAAGATGCCCTGGCCTGGATTCGCAGTGAAGCGGGCGCGCTGGATCTGGTGGTCACCGATCAGAACATGCCTGGCATGTCTGGGGTGGAGGTCGCGGCCGAGCTGCAGCGCATGCGCCCCGGTTTGCGCACGGTGCTGATATCGGGCCATGTCAACGACCAGTTGCTGGCCGAAGCCGCAGCCGTGGGTGTGCTCGATGTGATGCCCAAGCAAGACAGCATGGCGGCCTTGGGTGAATCGATTCGTCAGATGCTGGATGCGGTTGTGATCGGCGGTGCTGGTCGCGATACCGGTTCGCCTTCAAAGTGA
- a CDS encoding histidine phosphatase family protein: MQVTRILAVRHGQTAWNREARIQGHTDIALNEHGQWQARQLANALRDEAIAACYASDLCRAHETAVAVATLHQLPVQVHTGLRERCFGDFEGRTWTELEAAHPSETLAWRKRVPEFAPPGGESLLQLRERVVKTVTDLAAKHPGEQVLMVAHGGVLDILYRAATRLELQAPRSWELPNTAINRLLWTPEGLTLVGWADTLHLQETDATGVALDERSA; encoded by the coding sequence TTGCAAGTCACCCGCATCCTCGCCGTGCGCCACGGCCAGACCGCCTGGAATCGCGAAGCCCGCATCCAGGGCCACACCGATATCGCCCTCAACGAGCACGGCCAATGGCAGGCCCGGCAACTGGCCAACGCCTTGCGTGACGAGGCCATCGCCGCCTGTTATGCCAGCGACCTGTGCCGGGCCCACGAAACCGCGGTGGCTGTGGCCACCCTGCACCAGTTGCCGGTTCAGGTCCACACCGGCTTGCGCGAACGTTGTTTCGGAGACTTTGAAGGCCGTACCTGGACCGAGCTCGAAGCCGCTCACCCGAGCGAGACGCTCGCCTGGCGCAAGCGCGTGCCCGAATTCGCGCCACCGGGTGGCGAGTCGCTCTTGCAACTTCGGGAACGGGTGGTCAAAACGGTCACCGACCTGGCCGCAAAGCACCCCGGCGAACAGGTGCTGATGGTGGCCCACGGTGGCGTGCTCGATATCCTGTACCGGGCGGCCACCCGGCTCGAACTGCAAGCGCCGCGCAGCTGGGAGCTGCCCAACACCGCCATCAACCGGCTGCTCTGGACGCCCGAAGGGCTGACCCTGGTGGGCTGGGCAGACACCCTGCACCTGCAGGAAACCGATGCCACAGGAGTCGCTCTGGATGAACGCAGCGCCTGA
- a CDS encoding DSD1 family PLP-dependent enzyme, protein MNAAPETWLAARERCHAQALAAVGQPVASLETPALVIDLDAMERNLQRMASFARAHGLRLRPHAKTHKSAELARQQMALGAVGVCVQKTDEALALAHAGVTDVYISNEVLAESKLARLAQAVRELPCRFALAVDSLLGIERLAAALAQARVEQAGAIDVFVEIDVGHGRCGASSPEEALLLAHQIQAHPTLRLAGLQAYHGGAQHLRTAHERDTALAASADAVRETMAQWQAAGLQVPLITGAGTGTLVREAGSGLWGELQAGSYLFMDADYAANEGDPGAPVFEHALFVKAQVISRGAHHAVCDAGHKSHAIDSGLPTVASPPGLQFANGGDEHGLLRAAAPEQLPALGDTVWLVPGHCDPTVNLHDFYVGVRGGLAQGVIERIIPIDARGAIR, encoded by the coding sequence ATGAACGCAGCGCCTGAGACCTGGCTGGCCGCACGCGAGCGATGCCATGCGCAAGCGCTTGCGGCGGTAGGCCAGCCTGTCGCCTCGCTGGAAACACCCGCGCTGGTGATCGACCTCGACGCCATGGAGCGCAATCTGCAGCGCATGGCCAGTTTCGCCCGAGCCCATGGCTTGCGCTTGCGTCCCCACGCCAAGACCCACAAAAGTGCCGAACTCGCGCGGCAGCAAATGGCCCTGGGTGCCGTGGGCGTGTGTGTGCAAAAAACCGACGAGGCGCTGGCGCTGGCGCATGCCGGGGTCACCGACGTCTACATCAGCAATGAAGTGCTCGCCGAGTCCAAGCTGGCCCGCCTGGCCCAGGCGGTGCGCGAGCTGCCTTGCCGCTTCGCCCTCGCCGTCGACAGCCTGCTGGGCATCGAACGCCTGGCGGCAGCGCTGGCCCAGGCCCGCGTCGAACAAGCCGGCGCCATCGACGTTTTTGTGGAAATCGATGTTGGCCATGGCCGCTGTGGGGCGAGCTCACCGGAAGAAGCCCTGTTGCTCGCCCACCAAATCCAAGCCCATCCCACGCTGCGGCTGGCCGGTTTGCAGGCCTACCACGGCGGTGCCCAACACCTGCGCACGGCCCACGAACGCGATACCGCCCTGGCGGCCTCGGCGGATGCGGTCCGCGAAACCATGGCCCAGTGGCAGGCCGCCGGTCTTCAGGTGCCGCTGATCACGGGCGCCGGCACGGGCACCCTCGTGCGCGAAGCGGGCAGCGGCCTGTGGGGTGAGCTGCAAGCGGGTTCGTACCTGTTCATGGACGCCGACTACGCCGCCAATGAAGGCGATCCGGGTGCCCCGGTCTTTGAGCATGCCTTGTTTGTCAAAGCCCAGGTGATCAGCCGTGGCGCGCACCATGCGGTGTGCGATGCCGGGCACAAGAGCCACGCCATCGACAGCGGCCTGCCCACCGTGGCTTCGCCACCCGGCTTGCAGTTTGCCAACGGCGGAGACGAACACGGCCTGCTGCGCGCCGCCGCACCCGAGCAACTCCCCGCCCTGGGCGACACGGTCTGGCTGGTGCCGGGCCACTGCGACCCCACCGTGAACCTGCACGACTTTTATGTCGGCGTGCGGGGTGGCCTGGCACAAGGCGTGATCGAGCGCATCATCCCCATCGACGCCCGAGGCGCCATCCGCTAA
- a CDS encoding lysoplasmalogenase family protein produces MFSPSQIIVLATPVFLALIAIEYAVGRARQRNTYRIDDAITSVGLGMLSQISAVFTRLLRIGIYTALFAAMPWVADNGFWTSAIGWSLALVFYDFCYYWNHRLGHTCALFWAAHVVHHQSQDYNLSTALRQTSSGALFGWVFYVPMALAGVPPLVFAVVALVDLLYQYWIHTQQIGRLGWFDRAFASPSNHRVHHAVNDTYVDKNYGGILMLWDHLFGSFKDEDPDEPCVYGTRSPLNSWDPLWANLEVYASLCRDSWHTRQWRDKWRVWLNPPGWRPADVAQRFPHVPFDLERVTLFAPALSAHRRQFATVQFGALLMGVGVFLWFTDSWPLWQSGVWFFVLSVTLWVTGAVMQGRITPLEALMMESGALAMATAATGLTEAHLVFKPLTMVIALVLLWRHAQPVFASPGGQRPAGFAWMLTALATSMAGDVFLMLHNQFVAGLAAFLLAHLAYIVAFRQGVSWAGLRLAWPLLGLTGVAAYVLLWTSGLPTGLRGPVAIYIVAIITMAGTALDRAAQRRTRASQTVAVGALLFVASDLCLAINRFVAPVPLASVWVLGSYYAAQCLMLMGWLRDVANPTPTGSGRIHEPLGTVAGGAGHGSTMGRSP; encoded by the coding sequence ATGTTCAGCCCCAGCCAGATCATTGTGCTTGCGACGCCGGTTTTCCTGGCGCTGATCGCCATCGAATACGCGGTCGGGCGTGCGCGGCAAAGAAACACCTACCGCATCGACGACGCGATCACGAGTGTGGGTCTGGGCATGCTCAGCCAGATCAGCGCCGTGTTCACCCGTTTGCTGCGCATCGGCATTTACACCGCCCTCTTTGCGGCCATGCCCTGGGTCGCTGACAACGGGTTCTGGACTTCCGCGATCGGCTGGTCACTGGCCCTGGTTTTTTACGACTTCTGCTACTACTGGAACCACCGCCTGGGACACACCTGCGCCCTGTTCTGGGCGGCCCATGTGGTCCACCACCAGAGCCAGGACTACAACCTGTCCACCGCCTTGCGGCAAACGAGCAGCGGCGCGCTCTTCGGCTGGGTGTTTTATGTGCCGATGGCGCTGGCGGGCGTACCACCACTGGTCTTTGCCGTGGTCGCACTGGTGGACCTGCTCTACCAATACTGGATTCACACGCAGCAGATCGGCCGGCTGGGCTGGTTTGACCGGGCCTTTGCCTCGCCGTCCAACCACCGCGTGCACCACGCGGTCAACGACACGTATGTCGACAAAAACTACGGCGGCATCCTGATGCTGTGGGACCACCTGTTTGGCAGCTTCAAGGACGAAGACCCCGACGAGCCTTGCGTCTATGGCACCCGCAGCCCCCTCAACAGCTGGGATCCGCTGTGGGCCAACCTTGAGGTCTATGCCAGCTTGTGCCGAGACAGCTGGCACACACGCCAATGGCGCGACAAATGGCGCGTCTGGCTCAATCCCCCGGGCTGGCGCCCAGCCGATGTTGCCCAGCGGTTTCCCCACGTGCCGTTCGATCTTGAGCGGGTCACCCTCTTTGCCCCTGCACTCTCTGCACACCGTCGGCAGTTCGCCACGGTGCAGTTCGGCGCGCTCCTCATGGGTGTAGGCGTTTTTCTGTGGTTCACGGACAGCTGGCCCTTGTGGCAAAGCGGCGTGTGGTTCTTCGTGCTGTCGGTCACCCTGTGGGTCACGGGTGCCGTGATGCAGGGCCGCATAACGCCGCTGGAAGCGCTGATGATGGAGAGCGGCGCACTCGCCATGGCCACCGCCGCCACGGGCCTGACCGAAGCACACCTGGTGTTCAAACCCCTGACCATGGTGATCGCCCTGGTCCTCTTGTGGCGCCACGCACAGCCCGTGTTCGCATCGCCAGGAGGCCAACGACCGGCGGGTTTCGCCTGGATGCTGACGGCCCTGGCCACCTCCATGGCCGGCGACGTTTTCCTCATGCTTCACAACCAGTTTGTGGCCGGACTGGCCGCTTTCCTGCTCGCCCATCTGGCCTACATCGTTGCCTTCCGCCAAGGCGTCTCGTGGGCCGGCCTGCGGCTTGCCTGGCCTTTGTTGGGCTTGACGGGGGTGGCTGCCTACGTGCTGTTGTGGACATCGGGCTTGCCCACGGGTCTGCGGGGACCGGTGGCCATTTACATCGTGGCCATCATCACCATGGCCGGCACCGCGCTGGACCGCGCCGCCCAACGGCGCACCCGCGCCAGCCAGACCGTGGCCGTGGGCGCCCTGCTGTTTGTCGCCAGCGACCTCTGCCTGGCGATCAACCGCTTCGTCGCGCCTGTGCCACTGGCCAGCGTGTGGGTGCTGGGCAGCTACTACGCAGCGCAGTGCCTGATGCTCATGGGCTGGCTGCGCGACGTGGCCAACCCGACCCCGACCGGATCGGGGCGCATTCATGAGCCCCTGGGGACCGTTGCCGGCGGGGCGGGCCACGGGTCAACGATGGGTAGAAGTCCCTGA
- a CDS encoding SPOR domain-containing protein, whose product MILTPDQPDPDESSTARLYRATLGDASAGRYLRVFARFDDQGMADPTWNSAAALFHLGWLVHHRLWLSFAGCAAFAAAVALAITGLWQMAPGWPAGIKLGASLAMAMGAMLVPGLWGTAWLHTRSRRRMIRAVELAATVDGACATLSAEARDRQRRNTWGLAGLLSAGVLAALLWQTVPWATFAGGTLASLPEPTVDSVAAAVPGPAVVAVIKPVSSPPSATAPATLAKGASDVVPGPLSDRVAVPAALQAPAAQTAAPTLSQASARVLERTPVVQPEVPAKPVAPIKSTQLQTSASPPSSEVTPERAKPASVMGGASPAKALPKSAARSPAPADTEPASALVPVSRMPGNALATTAPSPSSQTVRATVPAAATATSTSTEIRTRVKGFGVAVGMFAVADNAEKVASQLAQAGLPVLSDPVDSARGRLTRVRVGPFDRREQAETAAAKVKALGLEARVYTP is encoded by the coding sequence GTGATCCTGACGCCTGACCAACCCGATCCCGACGAGAGCTCCACCGCGCGCCTGTACCGCGCCACTTTGGGCGATGCTTCGGCGGGTCGCTACCTGCGGGTGTTTGCGCGGTTTGACGATCAGGGCATGGCAGACCCCACCTGGAACAGCGCTGCGGCGCTTTTCCACCTGGGATGGCTGGTGCACCACCGCCTGTGGCTGTCGTTTGCGGGGTGCGCTGCGTTCGCCGCAGCGGTGGCGCTGGCGATCACGGGCTTGTGGCAGATGGCGCCCGGCTGGCCGGCAGGGATCAAGCTGGGGGCCTCGCTGGCCATGGCGATGGGCGCAATGCTGGTGCCAGGCTTGTGGGGCACGGCTTGGCTGCACACGCGGTCGCGTCGGCGCATGATCAGGGCGGTGGAGCTCGCCGCCACGGTGGACGGGGCGTGTGCCACCTTGAGCGCAGAAGCCCGTGACCGGCAACGCCGCAACACCTGGGGGCTGGCGGGTCTGCTCAGCGCCGGGGTGCTGGCGGCACTGCTCTGGCAGACCGTGCCTTGGGCCACCTTCGCCGGCGGAACGCTGGCTTCGCTGCCAGAACCGACGGTTGATTCGGTGGCGGCGGCAGTGCCCGGACCCGCTGTGGTGGCCGTGATCAAACCGGTATCGTCACCGCCCTCCGCCACAGCCCCGGCAACGCTGGCAAAGGGCGCATCTGATGTTGTGCCGGGTCCCTTGTCCGATCGGGTGGCGGTGCCCGCCGCCCTTCAGGCGCCCGCAGCTCAGACAGCGGCACCAACGCTCAGTCAGGCTTCAGCCAGGGTTTTGGAGCGGACGCCTGTTGTCCAGCCAGAGGTGCCTGCAAAGCCTGTTGCGCCGATCAAGTCAACCCAGCTTCAAACCTCCGCAAGCCCGCCCAGTTCTGAGGTAACCCCCGAGCGTGCAAAGCCCGCTTCTGTGATGGGGGGGGCTTCGCCTGCCAAGGCTTTGCCGAAGTCGGCTGCCCGCTCTCCTGCACCGGCGGATACCGAGCCGGCCAGTGCGCTGGTTCCTGTGAGCAGAATGCCAGGCAATGCCCTTGCAACAACGGCGCCCAGCCCATCCAGCCAGACCGTGCGGGCTACCGTTCCTGCTGCTGCGACTGCCACATCGACATCGACCGAAATCCGCACCCGGGTCAAAGGGTTTGGTGTGGCCGTCGGCATGTTTGCGGTGGCAGACAATGCCGAAAAGGTGGCTTCACAGCTGGCGCAGGCCGGGTTGCCCGTGCTCAGTGATCCGGTAGATTCGGCGCGCGGGCGGCTCACCCGGGTGCGCGTGGGCCCCTTTGACCGGCGGGAACAGGCCGAGACCGCAGCGGCCAAGGTCAAGGCTTTGGGGCTGGAAGCCCGGGTCTACACACCCTGA
- the ruvB gene encoding Holliday junction branch migration DNA helicase RuvB: MTIQTDDFAPAPRVVSAAAVSPKEEAIERALRPKLLDEYVGQQKVREQLEIFIGAAKMRGEALDHVLLFGPPGLGKTTLSHIIAQELGVNLRQTSGPVLEKPKDLAALLTNLEPNDVLFIDEIHRLSPVVEEILYPALEDYQIDIMIGEGPAARSIKLDLQPFTLVGATTRAGMLTNPLRDRFGIVARLEFYTAEELTRIVKRSAGLLQAPTDPEGAFEIARRSRGTPRIANRLLRRVRDYADVKGDGRITVDIANRALTMLDVDPQGFDTMDRKLLEAVIHRFDGGPVGLDNIAASIGEERDTIEDVIEPFLIQQGYLQRTPRGRIATLAAYRHLGVTPPQSGDQLFTEAG, translated from the coding sequence TTGACCATTCAGACCGACGATTTCGCCCCCGCGCCCCGAGTGGTGTCGGCTGCGGCCGTTTCTCCCAAAGAGGAGGCGATCGAGCGCGCTTTGCGCCCCAAGCTGCTGGACGAATACGTGGGCCAGCAAAAGGTGCGTGAGCAGCTGGAGATCTTCATTGGCGCGGCGAAAATGCGCGGCGAAGCGCTGGACCATGTCTTGCTGTTTGGCCCGCCGGGCCTGGGGAAAACCACGCTGTCACACATCATCGCGCAGGAGCTGGGTGTGAACCTGCGCCAGACCAGCGGACCGGTGCTGGAAAAGCCCAAGGATCTGGCGGCGCTGCTGACCAACCTGGAGCCCAACGATGTGCTGTTCATCGACGAGATCCACCGGTTGTCTCCCGTGGTCGAAGAGATCCTGTACCCCGCACTGGAGGACTATCAGATCGACATCATGATCGGCGAAGGTCCTGCGGCGCGCAGCATCAAGCTGGATCTGCAGCCCTTCACGCTGGTGGGGGCTACCACCCGCGCCGGCATGCTGACCAACCCCTTGCGCGACCGATTCGGCATTGTGGCCCGGCTGGAGTTTTACACCGCCGAAGAGCTCACCCGCATCGTCAAACGCAGCGCAGGCCTGCTGCAGGCCCCCACCGATCCCGAAGGCGCCTTTGAAATCGCCCGGCGCTCGCGCGGGACACCGCGCATCGCCAACCGGCTGCTGCGCCGGGTGCGCGATTACGCCGATGTCAAGGGGGATGGCCGCATCACCGTTGACATTGCGAACCGCGCGCTCACGATGCTGGATGTGGACCCCCAGGGTTTTGACACCATGGACCGCAAGCTGCTGGAAGCGGTGATCCACCGCTTTGATGGCGGGCCAGTGGGCCTGGACAACATCGCAGCCAGCATTGGCGAAGAGCGCGACACCATTGAAGATGTGATCGAGCCCTTCCTGATCCAGCAGGGCTACCTGCAGCGCACACCCCGTGGGCGCATTGCTACCCTGGCCGCTTACAGGCACCTGGGTGTGACGCCGCCGCAGTCGGGGGATCAACTGTTCACCGAAGCGGGTTGA
- a CDS encoding carbonic anhydrase family protein, with product MKPSTLSPHLRRAAALTLAALVSGHTPLGLAGNQAMESAHAPAAAAAAHPAAAEPAVQGAPAKGSDTISKLKAVIERHAGQTGQVSLRIGDQVIASNAPEAHAPPVADEHHAPAARAKTPVRSRASRDYIRARAAVLSGHAAPEAQGAATAGHGEAHWTYEGDTGPQNWGSMKPDFNTCDAGQRQSPVHILETDAMPGPAEVLRFDYRASGGSVVNNGHTIQVDLQGDNTLYVRGSAYKLIQFHFHHPAEEKVNYKGFSMVAHLVHKNEQGQLAVVAILIDPGVSNPVVEQVWTRMPLDTKDRVGLSAGLIDMNQLLPVDQRYYQFIGSLTTPPCTEGVLWLVMKQPMTVSREQLKLFAHLFPMNARPTQALNGRLVREAM from the coding sequence ATGAAGCCCTCCACCCTGTCACCGCACCTGCGCCGTGCAGCTGCACTGACGCTCGCCGCCCTGGTCAGCGGCCACACGCCGCTCGGCCTGGCGGGAAACCAGGCCATGGAGTCCGCCCATGCCCCCGCTGCAGCGGCGGCGGCCCACCCTGCGGCCGCAGAACCAGCGGTCCAAGGGGCACCGGCCAAGGGTTCGGACACCATCAGCAAACTCAAAGCCGTCATCGAACGCCATGCCGGCCAGACGGGGCAGGTGTCGCTGCGCATCGGCGATCAGGTGATCGCCTCCAACGCCCCTGAGGCTCACGCCCCGCCGGTCGCGGACGAGCACCATGCCCCCGCTGCCCGGGCCAAGACCCCCGTGCGTTCTCGCGCCAGTCGCGATTACATCCGTGCGCGTGCCGCCGTGCTCAGCGGGCACGCCGCGCCCGAGGCCCAGGGCGCAGCGACCGCTGGCCACGGTGAGGCCCACTGGACCTACGAAGGCGACACCGGCCCGCAAAACTGGGGCAGCATGAAGCCCGACTTCAACACCTGCGACGCCGGTCAGCGGCAGTCCCCCGTTCACATCCTGGAAACCGACGCCATGCCCGGCCCCGCCGAAGTGCTGCGCTTTGATTACCGCGCCAGTGGCGGCAGCGTCGTCAACAACGGCCACACCATCCAGGTGGATTTGCAAGGCGACAACACGCTCTACGTGCGCGGCTCCGCCTACAAGCTGATCCAGTTCCACTTCCACCACCCGGCGGAAGAAAAGGTGAACTACAAGGGCTTCTCCATGGTGGCCCACCTGGTGCACAAGAACGAACAAGGCCAGCTTGCCGTGGTGGCCATTCTGATCGATCCCGGCGTTTCCAACCCCGTGGTGGAGCAGGTCTGGACCCGCATGCCCCTGGACACCAAAGACCGCGTAGGCCTGTCGGCCGGCCTGATCGACATGAACCAGCTGCTGCCAGTCGATCAACGCTACTACCAGTTCATCGGATCGCTCACCACGCCCCCTTGTACCGAAGGCGTCTTGTGGTTGGTGATGAAGCAGCCCATGACGGTGAGCCGCGAGCAACTCAAATTGTTTGCCCACCTCTTCCCGATGAACGCCCGCCCCACCCAGGCGCTCAATGGACGGCTGGTGCGCGAAGCGATGTGA